One genomic region from Reichenbachiella ulvae encodes:
- a CDS encoding glycogen/starch synthase: protein MSQYKILYVANEINPFLQTTEVADFVRALPQAMQERGMEIRILVPRFGLINERKNRLHEVVRLSGINISVGDEEKPLIIKVASIPNAKLQVYFIDNEDYFHRKSVFFDKEEKFHEDNDERAIFFCKGVLETVKKLGWAPDIVHCNDWMTSFIPLYLKTTYKNDPIFKDAKSIYNIYGNSFDHKFDDTLINKAMMMDIDESMLDHLRSADFEGFVKLGMEYADAVIKSKEETGDIIDNLISSAPKDKKVETIQKDDNYLDSYFNLYNELVG from the coding sequence ATGTCACAGTATAAGATACTCTATGTTGCAAATGAAATAAACCCTTTTTTACAGACCACAGAAGTGGCTGATTTTGTGAGAGCCTTGCCCCAGGCCATGCAGGAAAGAGGAATGGAGATACGAATCTTAGTCCCAAGATTCGGCTTAATCAACGAAAGAAAGAACAGACTACATGAGGTAGTACGCTTGTCAGGTATCAACATCTCTGTGGGTGATGAAGAAAAACCTTTGATTATTAAAGTGGCATCAATTCCAAATGCGAAGCTTCAAGTTTACTTTATTGATAACGAAGACTACTTCCACAGAAAGTCGGTTTTCTTTGATAAAGAAGAGAAATTCCATGAGGACAATGACGAAAGAGCCATATTCTTCTGTAAAGGAGTATTAGAAACTGTGAAGAAACTAGGGTGGGCCCCAGATATCGTACACTGTAATGACTGGATGACTAGCTTCATTCCGTTATATCTGAAAACTACCTACAAGAATGATCCGATCTTTAAAGATGCCAAGTCTATCTACAATATTTATGGCAATTCTTTTGATCACAAATTCGATGATACTTTGATCAATAAAGCCATGATGATGGACATTGATGAGAGCATGTTGGATCATTTAAGATCAGCTGATTTCGAAGGATTCGTAAAACTAGGAATGGAGTATGCGGATGCTGTGATTAAGTCTAAGGAGGAAACCGGAGATATCATTGATAACTTGATCAGCTCTGCTCCTAAGGACAAGAAAGTCGAAACCATTCAAAAAGACGATAACTACTTAGATTCTTATTTTAATTTATATAATGAACTTGTTGGATAA
- the panC gene encoding pantoate--beta-alanine ligase codes for MKVLRSILEMRQALQSYRTDSSSIGLVPTMGALHEGHLSLLSQSLQNNQVTVCSIFVNPIQFNNPEDLKKYPRDEKKDFELLEKAGCDMVFVPSSHEMYQDDSAAIKMNFGEIENVLEGKFRPGHFSGVGVVVSKLFNIVQPDKAYFGQKDLQQLAVIKQMVKALNFPIEVHAVPIMREDNGLAMSSRNQRLNEEERETASVLYKSMLLMKSALNEGSSIETAKQKATEMLAKNNNIDLEYMELVDADTMEIFENTTSKNALSICAAAYISGVRIIDNLYIH; via the coding sequence ATGAAAGTTTTGCGTAGTATTTTAGAGATGCGTCAGGCCCTTCAGTCGTATCGCACAGATTCGTCATCCATAGGACTCGTCCCTACTATGGGAGCCCTACACGAAGGCCATTTATCGCTTCTCAGCCAATCTTTGCAAAACAATCAGGTGACTGTATGTAGTATATTCGTTAACCCGATACAGTTCAACAATCCCGAGGACCTGAAAAAATATCCTAGAGATGAGAAAAAAGATTTCGAACTCCTGGAAAAAGCAGGTTGTGATATGGTTTTTGTCCCTAGCAGTCACGAAATGTATCAGGATGACAGTGCTGCTATTAAAATGAATTTTGGGGAGATTGAAAATGTTTTAGAAGGCAAATTTCGTCCAGGGCATTTCTCAGGCGTGGGGGTAGTGGTTTCCAAATTATTCAACATCGTGCAACCAGACAAGGCCTATTTTGGTCAAAAGGATTTGCAACAGCTTGCTGTGATCAAGCAAATGGTAAAAGCTTTAAATTTCCCAATCGAAGTACATGCGGTTCCTATTATGAGGGAAGACAATGGACTAGCCATGAGTTCAAGAAATCAAAGATTGAATGAAGAAGAAAGGGAAACTGCCTCGGTGCTCTATAAAAGCATGCTCTTGATGAAATCAGCATTGAATGAAGGAAGCTCAATAGAAACAGCAAAACAAAAAGCCACTGAAATGCTGGCTAAAAATAACAACATAGACTTGGAATATATGGAGTTGGTCGACGCTGACACCATGGAGATTTTTGAAAATACGACAAGTAAAAACGCCCTATCGATCTGCGCAGCAGCTTATATTAGTGGTGTTAGAATTATTGACAACCTATATATTCATTAA
- a CDS encoding lysylphosphatidylglycerol synthase transmembrane domain-containing protein — protein MKVSTVIKFSISLILAGVIFYFVFRSVSFEDFSDKLSLVNYWWVLLSMAISIISHWLRAYRWNLMLEPLGHQLSTGRTFLALMSGYLANLAFPRLGEVTRCGVLKKNDAVPMSVGIGSVITERALDFLILLSLIVLDLIVEMDKILDYFMTSVRWDDWADQRWVIFAIGGLLIVSGIVGILILRYILSKEFKHPTVNKIKLKLAEIVSGLLSIKNVKSPVGYIISTILIWVLYFLMSYVIFFSMEETSILTLGAGLSILAAAGVSMALPVQGGIGAYHAFVSGVLVIYGVGATTGLFLATLLHTSQVILVVLVGGASLLISLFVSKKKETVVPANT, from the coding sequence TTGAAAGTATCCACCGTTATCAAATTCAGTATATCCCTCATTCTTGCTGGGGTCATTTTTTATTTTGTTTTCAGGAGTGTATCCTTCGAAGATTTTAGTGACAAACTCAGCCTGGTTAACTATTGGTGGGTATTGCTTTCGATGGCGATTTCTATTATCAGCCATTGGTTAAGAGCTTACCGCTGGAACCTCATGCTGGAACCCCTAGGTCACCAACTTAGTACGGGCAGAACCTTTCTGGCCCTAATGTCAGGGTACCTGGCCAATTTGGCATTCCCGCGACTGGGAGAAGTAACTCGATGTGGCGTATTGAAGAAAAATGATGCCGTACCAATGAGTGTTGGCATTGGCTCGGTGATAACAGAACGCGCGCTGGATTTCTTAATCCTATTGAGTCTGATTGTGCTGGACCTGATCGTTGAAATGGACAAAATTCTGGATTACTTCATGACTTCTGTCAGATGGGATGATTGGGCAGATCAACGCTGGGTGATTTTTGCGATCGGCGGGCTCTTGATCGTAAGTGGAATAGTAGGTATTTTGATATTGAGATATATCCTAAGTAAAGAATTCAAACATCCTACGGTCAATAAAATCAAATTGAAATTAGCAGAAATTGTTTCAGGCCTGCTTTCAATCAAAAATGTAAAAAGCCCAGTAGGATACATCATCTCTACCATCTTGATTTGGGTATTATACTTCCTGATGAGCTATGTAATCTTTTTCTCGATGGAAGAAACTTCAATACTTACCCTGGGTGCTGGATTATCCATCTTAGCTGCTGCTGGCGTATCCATGGCATTGCCAGTTCAAGGTGGAATTGGTGCTTATCATGCATTCGTGAGTGGGGTTCTTGTGATCTATGGAGTGGGGGCAACCACTGGATTATTTTTGGCTACCTTACTCCACACCTCGCAAGTCATACTGGTAGTGCTAGTCGGTGGAGCAAGTTTGCTAATAAGTCTTTTTGTATCCAAAAAGAAAGAAACTGTCGTGCCAGCTAATACGTAA
- a CDS encoding zinc metallopeptidase yields the protein MLVILIAFMIIGFIVSGRLKSKFKKYSQVGLQSGLSGREIAELMLRDNGIHDVQVVSVQGQLTDHYNPGNKTVNLSPEVYGGRSAAAAAVAAHECGHAVQHATAYSFLQFRSAMVPLQNISAKVLNFLMIGMFFFGSMVYAMNMQTIFLVVVAAQAVITLFALVTLPVEFDASKRALAWIDERGVVTSQEHAMAKDALKWAAMTYVVAAISAITQLLYFVMMFLGGSRD from the coding sequence ATGTTAGTGATTTTAATCGCATTCATGATCATTGGATTTATTGTCAGTGGTCGTTTAAAAAGCAAATTCAAAAAATACTCTCAGGTGGGCTTGCAATCTGGCCTATCAGGAAGAGAAATAGCGGAGTTAATGCTTCGAGACAATGGAATACATGACGTACAAGTAGTATCCGTGCAGGGACAACTTACAGATCACTACAACCCTGGGAACAAGACGGTAAACTTAAGTCCCGAGGTGTACGGGGGACGTAGCGCCGCAGCTGCTGCAGTTGCCGCCCACGAATGTGGTCATGCTGTGCAACATGCTACAGCCTACAGCTTCTTGCAGTTCAGATCGGCAATGGTACCTTTACAAAACATCAGTGCCAAAGTGCTAAACTTCCTGATGATTGGAATGTTCTTCTTTGGTAGTATGGTTTATGCCATGAATATGCAAACCATCTTTTTGGTGGTGGTAGCCGCTCAGGCAGTGATCACCCTATTTGCTCTGGTAACGCTACCTGTAGAATTTGATGCCAGCAAAAGAGCATTGGCGTGGATAGACGAAAGAGGAGTGGTAACGAGCCAGGAGCACGCCATGGCCAAAGATGCTCTAAAATGGGCTGCCATGACCTATGTAGTGGCTGCTATATCAGCCA